In Sorghum bicolor cultivar BTx623 chromosome 10, Sorghum_bicolor_NCBIv3, whole genome shotgun sequence, one genomic interval encodes:
- the LOC8085354 gene encoding uncharacterized protein LOC8085354 isoform X2 → MVEDDYDEDVIFEEDEEEDEAYFFAGQDEEEGTDVDTYEQENHEPNVPDPYDRVYANVPSESHMLALVPNCKHCNAKKFDGEPPGFCCRGGKIHLSSPETPPELMRLWSSSDADARHFRANIRYFNDHFSFMSLYCHLDRITTNMRICGVYTFRAHG, encoded by the exons ATGGTCGAGGATG ACTATGACGAAGATGTCATATTtgaggaggacgaggaagaGGATGAGGCATACTTTTTCGCCGGTCAAG ACGAGGAGGAGGGAACCGATGTCGACACATATGAGCAAGAGAATCATGAGCCTAATGTCCCAGATCCATATGACCGGGTCTATGCTAATGTCCCATCAGAGTCGCACATGTTAGCCTTGGTGCCGAACTGCAAGCACTGTAACGCAAAGAAATTCGATGGCGAACCCCCCGGATTCTGTTGTAGGGGTGGAAAGATCCATCTTTCAAGTCCTGAGACACCACCAGAGCTCATGAGGTTGTGGTCAAGCTCGGACGCTGATGCTAGGCACTTTCGTGCAAACATCAGATACTTCAACGACCACTTCTCTTTCATGTCTTTGTACTGCCACCTAGATCGTATCACCACTAACATGCGAATCTGTGGTGTCTACACATTTCGTGCCCATGGTTAG
- the LOC8085354 gene encoding uncharacterized protein LOC8085354 isoform X1, translating to MVEDDYDEDVIFEEDEEEDEAYFFAGQEDEEEGTDVDTYEQENHEPNVPDPYDRVYANVPSESHMLALVPNCKHCNAKKFDGEPPGFCCRGGKIHLSSPETPPELMRLWSSSDADARHFRANIRYFNDHFSFMSLYCHLDRITTNMRICGVYTFRAHG from the exons ATGGTCGAGGATG ACTATGACGAAGATGTCATATTtgaggaggacgaggaagaGGATGAGGCATACTTTTTCGCCGGTCAAG AAGACGAGGAGGAGGGAACCGATGTCGACACATATGAGCAAGAGAATCATGAGCCTAATGTCCCAGATCCATATGACCGGGTCTATGCTAATGTCCCATCAGAGTCGCACATGTTAGCCTTGGTGCCGAACTGCAAGCACTGTAACGCAAAGAAATTCGATGGCGAACCCCCCGGATTCTGTTGTAGGGGTGGAAAGATCCATCTTTCAAGTCCTGAGACACCACCAGAGCTCATGAGGTTGTGGTCAAGCTCGGACGCTGATGCTAGGCACTTTCGTGCAAACATCAGATACTTCAACGACCACTTCTCTTTCATGTCTTTGTACTGCCACCTAGATCGTATCACCACTAACATGCGAATCTGTGGTGTCTACACATTTCGTGCCCATGGTTAG